A portion of the Mesobacillus sp. AQ2 genome contains these proteins:
- the fliW gene encoding flagellar assembly protein FliW gives MKIGTKYHGDVEINNNEVLAFDKGIPGFLDEKQFVLLPLSEDNIFYVLQSVATPALAFILSNPFNFFKDYDFKLEDTVVEELGIETEQDVQVYSILTVHDPFEKTTSNLQAPIILNVKNYKAKQVILHEEQYSTKHPIFEKTKARG, from the coding sequence ATGAAAATTGGAACAAAATATCATGGCGATGTAGAAATAAATAATAATGAAGTGCTTGCCTTTGACAAGGGAATACCGGGCTTTTTGGATGAAAAGCAGTTTGTGCTGCTTCCTTTATCCGAAGACAATATTTTTTATGTGTTGCAGTCGGTTGCTACTCCTGCGCTTGCGTTTATTTTATCCAATCCTTTTAATTTCTTTAAAGACTATGATTTTAAATTAGAAGATACTGTAGTAGAGGAACTCGGTATAGAAACAGAACAGGACGTTCAGGTGTACTCTATCTTAACTGTCCACGATCCTTTTGAGAAAACAACATCGAACCTTCAGGCTCCAATCATTCTTAATGTTAAAAATTATAAAGCGAAACAAGTAATCCTGCATGAAGAGCAGTATTCTACAAAGCACCCAATTTTCGAAAAAACAAAAGCGAGAGGGTGA
- a CDS encoding TIGR03826 family flagellar region protein, which yields MDLQNCPKCDTLYVKNKFRDVCEKCWKEEEKAYDLVSKFMRKRENRAATILQVVEATGVSEELILKFIKAGKFQLTQFPNFGYPCDKCGSIIREGRLCASCASSLKADLKTVEYEEQRKKELAKRATFFTHRG from the coding sequence GTGGACCTTCAAAATTGTCCAAAATGCGATACACTCTATGTAAAAAATAAATTTCGAGATGTATGTGAAAAATGCTGGAAAGAAGAAGAAAAAGCTTATGACTTAGTTTCCAAGTTCATGAGAAAACGTGAGAATAGAGCGGCAACAATCCTGCAGGTTGTAGAAGCAACAGGCGTTTCTGAAGAGTTGATCTTAAAATTTATCAAAGCGGGCAAGTTCCAGTTGACCCAATTTCCAAACTTCGGTTATCCATGTGACAAATGTGGAAGTATTATACGAGAAGGCAGGCTCTGTGCTTCCTGTGCAAGCAGTTTAAAAGCGGATTTAAAAACTGTGGAATATGAGGAACAACGAAAGAAAGAACTGGCAAAACGCGCGACTTTTTTCACACATCGAGGTTAG
- a CDS encoding DUF6470 family protein, translating to MQVPQIRIQSTPGKIEINTIKANLKMEQPKAELSIEQPKAELTINSTPSRLTIDQSKAREDMDLKSISKRIEDAAAQGYQDLLAGIGRVSQDGDELMMIENGGNAIAAQAKRNSESPMLDFNIGWIPSAGSVKINYDPGKVDINWKVNKPVINSQTNKPIINYTPGKAEITMKQYPSLKIDFEG from the coding sequence ATGCAAGTCCCGCAAATTCGTATCCAGTCAACACCTGGGAAAATTGAAATCAACACGATTAAGGCCAATTTAAAGATGGAGCAGCCAAAGGCGGAATTGAGCATTGAGCAGCCAAAAGCAGAACTTACAATCAACAGTACTCCCTCCAGGCTAACAATCGACCAATCAAAAGCCCGCGAGGACATGGATTTAAAGAGTATATCAAAAAGAATTGAAGATGCAGCGGCACAGGGCTATCAGGATTTATTGGCGGGTATTGGCCGCGTCTCCCAGGATGGCGATGAGCTCATGATGATTGAGAACGGGGGGAATGCAATCGCTGCACAGGCTAAGCGGAACAGCGAGTCTCCAATGCTTGACTTTAATATTGGCTGGATACCATCAGCTGGCTCAGTGAAAATTAATTATGACCCCGGGAAAGTAGATATTAACTGGAAGGTAAATAAGCCTGTTATCAATAGCCAGACGAATAAACCAATCATCAACTATACCCCTGGGAAAGCGGAAATTACAATGAAACAATATCCTTCGTTAAAAATCGACTTTGAAGGGTAA
- a CDS encoding DEAD/DEAH box helicase gives MDKPLLWDGVLSEGQDAASNRVSVAVENSAELLVWAVAGAGKTEVLFAGIENALSTGMRVCIATPRTDVVLELAPRLQKVFPEITVAVLYGGNEDRHEYAQLTIATTHQLLRFYKAFDVMIVDEVDAFPYSIDETLQYAVQQSRKPESSLIYLTATPNKQWQKECRTGKRNYVTIPARFHRQPLPVPQFVWSGNWEKQLKKRKLTTSIKKWIEPRLASGKQALIFAPKIAVMDKILNILRAMNPLIESVHAEDPDRKEKVLRFRNKEIPILLTTTILERGVTIPNIDVAVIGAEDRIFTESALVQIAGRAGRSAEYPTGDVTFFHYGKTEAMISARRQIVMMNKEGIKKGLIDV, from the coding sequence ATGGATAAACCACTACTTTGGGATGGTGTTTTATCAGAAGGTCAGGATGCTGCTTCTAATCGAGTGTCGGTTGCTGTGGAAAACTCAGCCGAGCTCCTTGTCTGGGCAGTTGCAGGAGCTGGTAAGACAGAAGTATTATTCGCCGGCATAGAAAATGCTCTATCCACGGGTATGCGGGTTTGTATAGCTACGCCAAGAACAGATGTGGTCTTGGAACTGGCACCCCGCTTGCAAAAAGTGTTTCCGGAAATAACGGTGGCCGTTCTCTATGGCGGCAACGAAGACCGCCATGAATATGCCCAGCTCACTATTGCTACCACGCATCAGCTACTCCGCTTTTACAAAGCATTCGATGTTATGATTGTCGATGAAGTCGACGCCTTTCCATATTCAATAGATGAAACCCTCCAATATGCAGTCCAGCAATCAAGGAAGCCTGAATCCTCGTTAATTTACTTAACGGCAACACCGAACAAGCAATGGCAAAAGGAATGCCGCACGGGAAAAAGAAACTACGTCACGATTCCTGCCCGCTTCCATCGCCAGCCATTGCCGGTACCTCAGTTTGTCTGGTCCGGTAATTGGGAGAAGCAACTGAAAAAAAGAAAGCTAACCACTTCGATAAAAAAATGGATAGAACCCAGATTGGCCAGCGGAAAGCAGGCGTTGATTTTTGCCCCGAAAATAGCCGTAATGGACAAGATCCTTAACATCCTTCGCGCAATGAATCCTCTTATTGAATCCGTCCATGCTGAAGACCCAGATAGAAAAGAAAAAGTATTGAGGTTCCGAAATAAAGAAATTCCTATTTTGCTGACGACAACTATTCTGGAGCGGGGTGTTACAATCCCCAATATCGATGTCGCGGTAATCGGTGCAGAGGACAGGATTTTTACCGAGAGCGCCCTTGTCCAGATTGCTGGCCGGGCAGGGAGGAGTGCGGAATATCCTACGGGCGACGTGACCTTTTTTCATTATGGCAAAACAGAAGCGATGATCAGTGCCCGCAGACAGATTGTGATGATGAACAAGGAAGGAATCAAGAAAGGGTTGATTGATGTATGA
- a CDS encoding ComF family protein, whose product MSHCLLCHKELEAVLSWQALFSKKESSNICEECKGSFAPITGEMCDICGRPFAFLELEYRSGNMCMDCRRWEEDENWRGSLEQNRSLYRYTDFTKDVIAKFKFRGDYVVAEVFAEDLRRALQDIQYDYIVPVPLSVERLHERGFNQAEALIRAAGFKSTQLLSRMHTEKQSKKSRAERIHVEQVFKLQADIDINSKKILLIDDIYTTGSTLRHAAKILRDNGAAKVFSFTLAR is encoded by the coding sequence ATGAGTCATTGTTTATTATGCCATAAAGAATTGGAAGCGGTATTATCGTGGCAAGCCCTTTTTAGTAAAAAAGAAAGCTCTAATATTTGTGAAGAGTGCAAGGGAAGCTTTGCGCCAATAACAGGTGAAATGTGCGACATATGCGGCAGGCCATTTGCCTTTTTGGAACTGGAATACCGTTCGGGGAATATGTGTATGGATTGCAGGCGGTGGGAGGAAGATGAAAATTGGCGTGGCAGTCTTGAGCAGAACCGCTCGCTGTATCGTTATACTGATTTTACAAAAGATGTTATCGCAAAATTCAAGTTCAGAGGAGACTATGTTGTGGCAGAGGTTTTTGCTGAAGATCTCCGGCGGGCTTTGCAAGATATTCAATATGATTATATTGTCCCTGTCCCGCTTAGTGTCGAACGACTTCATGAGCGAGGCTTCAATCAGGCTGAAGCACTCATCCGTGCAGCAGGATTCAAATCCACCCAATTGCTCTCCAGAATGCATACAGAAAAACAGTCAAAAAAATCTCGTGCGGAAAGAATTCATGTAGAACAAGTTTTCAAACTTCAAGCAGACATTGATATCAACAGTAAAAAAATCTTGTTGATTGACGATATATATACTACAGGCTCAACGCTGAGACATGCAGCCAAAATATTAAGAGATAACGGGGCGGCGAAGGTGTTTTCATTCACTTTGGCACGCTAG
- the sda gene encoding sporulation histidine kinase inhibitor Sda codes for MVNISSLWELTDEKLIEAYHKATLLNLDENFIEMLIEEIDNRGIESFKIEYVS; via the coding sequence GTGGTCAACATATCTTCACTATGGGAACTGACAGATGAAAAGTTAATAGAAGCTTACCATAAGGCTACTCTATTAAACTTAGATGAAAATTTTATTGAAATGCTAATAGAAGAAATTGATAACCGAGGAATAGAGAGCTTTAAAATTGAATATGTTTCTTAA
- a CDS encoding YigZ family protein has product MLPSYYTVKGYGEHEIEIQKSRFIAYIERAETEEEAQEFIQKIKKKNWNATHNCSAYMIGENDQIQKANDDGEPSGTAGVPILEVLKKKHLKDTVVVITRYFGGIKLGAGGLIRAYGKATSDGLAATGIAERKLMLVMHTIIDYTLLGKVENELRSSVYELKEIHYMDKVEIESYVEEAQKEVFKEWMVEMTNGQGLIFEGEVVYLENDITL; this is encoded by the coding sequence TTGCTTCCAAGTTACTATACGGTAAAAGGTTATGGAGAACATGAAATCGAGATTCAGAAATCGCGGTTCATTGCATATATTGAAAGAGCAGAAACAGAGGAAGAAGCACAGGAATTCATCCAAAAGATCAAAAAGAAGAACTGGAACGCAACACATAATTGCTCGGCTTATATGATTGGCGAAAATGATCAAATCCAAAAAGCCAATGATGACGGCGAGCCAAGCGGCACTGCCGGTGTGCCGATTCTCGAGGTTCTAAAAAAGAAACATCTAAAAGACACCGTTGTGGTTATAACCCGTTATTTTGGGGGCATCAAGCTGGGTGCTGGCGGTCTGATCCGTGCATATGGAAAAGCTACGTCAGATGGACTGGCAGCGACAGGCATTGCTGAACGGAAACTTATGCTGGTAATGCACACAATAATCGATTATACTCTGCTTGGAAAAGTGGAAAACGAACTCAGATCCTCCGTTTATGAGCTGAAGGAAATTCACTACATGGATAAAGTGGAAATTGAATCCTATGTTGAGGAGGCACAAAAAGAAGTTTTTAAAGAGTGGATGGTCGAGATGACTAATGGTCAAGGCCTAATATTCGAAGGGGAAGTCGTTTATTTGGAAAACGATATCACTTTGTAA
- a CDS encoding sensor histidine kinase: protein MAIKKFDTKALDLILEKMIETVGDSKDEIFRIGEQCRTDYESITNELKEIKRKVAQIINDGDKLDAQVRRARLRLSEVSKHFKDYSEAQVREAYEVAHKLQMDLTMNRQLEKQLREKRDDLERRLIGLNETIERADHLVSQISVVMNYMMSDIRKMGEALETAKEKQDFGLKIIEAQEDERKRLSREIHDGPAQMMANVMMRSDLIERVYKERGADEAIREIRSMKKMVRSALYEVRRIIYDLRPMALDDLGLVPTLKKYLQTIEEYHRITRIEFTNIGEDKRLPSKYEVALFRMIQESVQNALKHAEATSIQVKLEIKRDHVMAVIKDDGKGFDINEKKPESFGLLGIRERVELLEGELTIHSKIGTGTLVIIQVPMNL, encoded by the coding sequence ATGGCGATTAAAAAATTCGACACGAAAGCCCTCGATCTGATATTAGAAAAGATGATCGAAACTGTTGGAGACAGCAAGGATGAAATCTTCCGTATAGGTGAACAGTGCCGGACGGATTATGAGTCTATCACCAACGAATTAAAAGAGATTAAGAGGAAGGTCGCACAGATCATTAATGATGGCGACAAGCTGGATGCACAGGTAAGGAGGGCGAGGCTGCGACTTTCGGAAGTAAGCAAGCATTTTAAGGACTATTCCGAAGCTCAGGTTCGCGAGGCGTATGAAGTAGCCCACAAGCTCCAAATGGATCTGACAATGAACAGGCAATTGGAAAAGCAACTGCGTGAAAAAAGGGATGATCTTGAGCGACGGCTGATTGGATTGAATGAAACGATTGAGCGAGCCGATCATCTTGTATCACAAATTTCTGTGGTCATGAACTACATGATGAGCGACATCAGGAAAATGGGAGAAGCCCTTGAAACCGCTAAAGAAAAGCAGGATTTTGGGCTGAAGATCATTGAAGCACAAGAAGATGAACGAAAACGGCTTTCCCGTGAAATCCACGATGGACCTGCTCAGATGATGGCGAATGTGATGATGCGTTCTGATTTGATTGAGAGAGTTTATAAAGAGCGTGGTGCGGACGAAGCAATTCGTGAAATTCGAAGTATGAAGAAAATGGTCCGATCAGCATTGTATGAGGTCAGAAGAATCATTTATGATTTGAGGCCAATGGCTCTTGATGATCTTGGACTGGTTCCTACCCTCAAAAAGTATTTGCAGACAATCGAAGAGTATCATAGGATAACCAGAATCGAATTCACTAATATCGGTGAGGATAAAAGACTGCCATCTAAGTATGAAGTAGCACTTTTTCGGATGATTCAGGAATCTGTCCAAAATGCATTAAAGCACGCGGAAGCAACCTCAATTCAAGTAAAGCTGGAGATAAAGAGAGATCACGTAATGGCAGTCATAAAGGATGATGGCAAAGGCTTTGATATAAATGAGAAGAAACCTGAGTCATTTGGTCTTCTTGGAATCAGGGAAAGAGTTGAACTTCTTGAGGGAGAGCTTACCATCCATTCAAAAATTGGCACTGGGACACTGGTCATTATCCAGGTTCCGATGAATTTGTAA
- the csrA gene encoding carbon storage regulator CsrA, with protein sequence MLVLTRKNGETIKIGDDIEITVISSKNDQVKIGINAPKNIEIFRKEVLDQIQSENEEAAKDISSVLDFMKKK encoded by the coding sequence ATGTTAGTACTGACAAGGAAAAATGGAGAGACGATAAAAATTGGCGATGACATAGAAATCACAGTGATCTCCTCGAAGAATGATCAAGTCAAAATTGGTATAAATGCACCAAAGAATATTGAAATATTCCGGAAAGAAGTACTGGATCAAATCCAGAGTGAAAATGAAGAAGCAGCAAAGGATATTTCCTCTGTACTCGACTTTATGAAAAAGAAATAA
- the flgM gene encoding flagellar biosynthesis anti-sigma factor FlgM: protein MKINNNFGPSGINPYKRQMTKLDAAAAAQNKKADKVEISSTAKEMQQLSQVSVERKQKVEELQIQVENGTYKLDSKETAKSIINFYRNK from the coding sequence ATGAAAATAAACAATAATTTTGGCCCGTCAGGAATCAATCCATATAAACGCCAAATGACTAAACTAGATGCAGCAGCTGCTGCCCAAAACAAAAAGGCTGATAAAGTTGAAATTTCTTCAACTGCCAAGGAAATGCAGCAACTTTCCCAGGTATCTGTGGAACGCAAACAAAAGGTTGAGGAATTACAAATCCAGGTGGAGAACGGCACGTATAAACTGGATTCAAAAGAAACAGCCAAAAGCATCATCAATTTCTATCGTAATAAATAG
- the flgK gene encoding flagellar hook-associated protein FlgK, which produces MRSTFMGLETARRGMFTQQSALHTTGHNISNANTPGYTRQRINFEQTEPYPNASLNRPQIPGQVGTGVKAGSIQRVRESFLDIQYRSENNKLGYWETRAEAYTKLEEVLNEPSESGLAKTMDQFWQSLQDLAVNPTNPGARSVVRQRGIAVAETFNYLHNSLSSIQRDLKNEISVTEKEINSLTYQISKINGQIADVEPHGYLPNDLYDERDRLIDQLASIVNIKVDYTNSGGGSLKMADGQAVIKMVSDSGKELGILVSGDRNNNVTVNFDGADESVKSVSIGNSKFDFTELKSTGKLKALVDSYGYEENGKVVGVYPDMMKELDSLAFTFATEFNNVHKDGMSPNDIANQTKAGNPFFADSENADLQRKGFASRIQLADAINQSLDNIATADGTDIANATIGDSTNILKLANIINDKFDYAGDNEQANFRNYYEGVIGGMAVKSQEAVRLTQNSGSLRESVENRRKSVSSVSLDEEMTNMIQFQHAYNASARMITLQDEMLDKIINGMGTVGR; this is translated from the coding sequence ATGCGTTCAACCTTTATGGGATTAGAAACAGCGCGCCGCGGAATGTTCACGCAGCAGAGCGCTTTGCATACAACAGGACATAATATTTCGAATGCCAATACTCCAGGCTATACACGTCAGCGCATTAACTTTGAGCAGACAGAGCCTTATCCTAACGCTTCACTTAACCGTCCACAGATTCCCGGACAGGTTGGAACAGGCGTCAAGGCTGGGTCGATTCAGCGTGTGAGGGAAAGTTTCCTGGATATTCAGTACCGCAGCGAAAATAATAAGCTGGGATATTGGGAAACGAGGGCAGAGGCGTACACAAAACTTGAAGAAGTGTTGAATGAGCCTTCAGAATCAGGACTTGCTAAAACAATGGACCAATTCTGGCAGTCGCTGCAGGATTTAGCTGTAAACCCAACTAATCCGGGTGCTCGTTCGGTAGTACGCCAACGTGGAATCGCGGTAGCTGAAACATTTAATTATCTGCACAATTCTCTTTCCTCTATTCAAAGAGATTTAAAGAATGAGATTTCTGTTACGGAAAAAGAAATTAATTCTTTAACATACCAGATTAGTAAAATCAATGGTCAGATCGCTGACGTCGAGCCGCATGGTTACTTACCTAACGATTTATATGATGAACGTGATCGATTGATTGACCAGTTGGCTTCAATAGTGAATATTAAAGTCGATTACACAAACTCTGGTGGCGGCTCACTTAAAATGGCGGATGGACAAGCGGTCATCAAAATGGTCAGTGACAGTGGTAAAGAGTTGGGTATTCTGGTAAGTGGCGACCGTAATAATAATGTGACTGTAAACTTTGATGGTGCTGATGAATCGGTTAAGTCGGTTTCCATCGGCAATTCGAAATTCGACTTTACAGAATTGAAATCAACAGGAAAGCTTAAAGCCCTAGTAGATTCCTATGGTTATGAAGAAAACGGAAAAGTAGTAGGCGTTTATCCTGATATGATGAAAGAATTAGACAGTCTGGCTTTTACCTTCGCTACAGAGTTCAATAACGTCCACAAAGATGGAATGAGCCCGAATGACATTGCCAATCAGACGAAGGCTGGTAATCCATTCTTTGCTGATTCCGAGAATGCTGACCTCCAACGTAAAGGATTCGCAAGCAGGATACAGCTGGCGGATGCAATCAATCAGAGCCTGGATAATATCGCAACAGCTGATGGCACAGATATTGCGAACGCAACCATTGGTGATTCTACGAATATCTTAAAGCTTGCAAATATCATTAATGATAAGTTTGATTATGCCGGAGACAACGAACAAGCAAACTTCCGGAATTACTATGAAGGTGTAATCGGCGGCATGGCGGTTAAGTCGCAAGAAGCTGTTCGACTAACACAAAACAGCGGCTCCCTCAGAGAGTCAGTGGAAAATCGACGAAAGTCAGTGAGTTCTGTTTCTTTAGACGAAGAAATGACAAATATGATCCAGTTCCAGCATGCCTACAACGCATCAGCCCGGATGATCACCCTCCAGGACGAAATGCTCGATAAAATCATCAACGGCATGGGAACCGTAGGAAGATAG
- a CDS encoding response regulator transcription factor — protein sequence MTTKIVIIDDHQLFREGVKRILDFEPTFEVVAEGDDGSEATTLVDQYQPDVVIMDINMPNMNGVEATAELIEKYPASKVIILSIHDDENYVTHALKTGATGYLLKEMDADALVEAVKVVADGGSYLHPRVTHNLVKEYRRLSADENSGDKYISQVEIRRPLHLLTRRECEVLQLLADGKSNRGIGEALFISEKTVKNHVSNILQKMNVNDRTQAVVVAIKNGWVEVR from the coding sequence ATGACAACAAAGATTGTCATTATTGACGACCATCAACTTTTCAGAGAAGGGGTAAAACGGATTCTGGACTTTGAACCGACATTTGAAGTCGTTGCTGAAGGGGACGACGGCAGCGAAGCCACTACGTTAGTGGATCAATACCAGCCAGATGTTGTCATAATGGATATCAATATGCCAAATATGAATGGTGTCGAGGCAACAGCTGAATTGATTGAGAAGTATCCTGCTTCTAAGGTCATTATTTTATCGATTCATGATGATGAGAACTATGTTACTCATGCTCTTAAAACAGGTGCGACTGGTTACCTTTTAAAAGAAATGGACGCAGATGCCTTGGTTGAGGCTGTTAAGGTCGTCGCTGACGGTGGTTCTTATTTGCACCCTAGAGTTACTCACAACCTGGTAAAAGAATACCGCCGACTGTCAGCTGATGAAAACAGTGGTGACAAGTACATATCGCAGGTTGAAATTCGGCGCCCGCTGCATCTGTTGACTCGACGTGAGTGTGAAGTTCTTCAGCTTCTAGCAGATGGAAAGAGCAACAGGGGAATTGGCGAAGCGCTTTTTATTAGTGAGAAGACAGTAAAGAACCATGTAAGCAACATCTTACAGAAAATGAATGTTAATGACCGTACTCAGGCTGTAGTCGTAGCGATCAAAAATGGCTGGGTAGAAGTAAGATAA
- a CDS encoding DegV family protein: MKTAVVTDSTAYIPKELREKWNIHMIPLSVIFDHETYREEIDINAEEFYEEVKQRELPTTSMPPIGEFVELFEKLAKDYDSVISIHLSSGISGTYQGAVSAGEMVEGIEIYPFDSEISAMVQGFYALEAAKLAEQGVDPGKIIQRLNEMKESICAYFIVDDLSHLQRGGRLSSAQALIGSLLQVKPLLHFEDKKIVPFEKVRTRKKAMNRVVELLAEDADSGGEYRAVVIHANREAEALEWKSELEAQFPNVEFMLSYFGPVIGTHLGEGAMGMGWYKK; the protein is encoded by the coding sequence ATGAAAACGGCAGTTGTAACGGATAGTACTGCGTACATCCCGAAAGAGTTGCGGGAGAAATGGAATATCCACATGATTCCGTTAAGCGTGATATTTGATCATGAGACATATAGAGAAGAAATAGACATCAATGCGGAAGAGTTTTACGAGGAAGTCAAGCAGCGCGAGCTACCGACGACGTCAATGCCTCCGATTGGCGAGTTTGTCGAGCTTTTTGAAAAACTGGCCAAAGACTACGATTCGGTCATCAGCATCCATTTGTCCAGCGGGATCAGCGGAACCTATCAGGGTGCGGTGAGTGCGGGCGAGATGGTTGAGGGTATTGAAATATACCCCTTTGATTCTGAAATCAGTGCGATGGTGCAGGGGTTTTACGCCCTGGAAGCCGCTAAGCTGGCGGAGCAGGGTGTTGATCCTGGGAAAATCATTCAGCGATTGAATGAAATGAAAGAGTCAATCTGTGCTTATTTTATTGTGGATGATTTAAGCCATCTTCAACGCGGCGGACGGTTGTCCAGTGCCCAGGCGTTGATTGGAAGCCTGTTGCAGGTGAAGCCGCTGCTCCATTTTGAAGATAAAAAAATCGTCCCCTTTGAAAAGGTACGTACGCGTAAGAAGGCAATGAACCGTGTTGTTGAATTGCTAGCCGAAGATGCAGACAGTGGCGGTGAATACCGTGCAGTTGTGATCCATGCCAATCGTGAAGCAGAAGCACTTGAATGGAAAAGCGAGCTAGAGGCACAGTTCCCGAATGTAGAATTCATGTTAAGCTATTTCGGTCCGGTCATCGGAACCCATCTTGGTGAAGGTGCCATGGGAATGGGTTGGTATAAGAAATAA
- the flgL gene encoding flagellar hook-associated protein FlgL, translated as MRITQSMLSSNSLRNLSESYRRMGQYQDQLATGKKITKPSDDPVVAMKGMFYRSGLTEVEQYKRNLSELYLWMENSEAGIEQANNGLQRVRELVIQGKNGALSPSDREAVSREVEQIKADLVQVANTQVSGRYIFHGTDTDNPPVPVEDPPTVAVNLSDPSLNNYKVEVSPGVSLRANINAANVFNQELFNVVQEIQTALESDQPAELDNLLDRLDKTMDTLSSERAELGARYNRLEVIDSRLGQQEVMANRVLSDNEDADIERVITDLKTQESVHRAALGVGARILQPTLLDFLR; from the coding sequence ATGCGCATAACACAATCAATGCTTTCTTCCAATTCGCTAAGAAACTTAAGCGAAAGCTATCGTCGAATGGGGCAATATCAGGACCAGCTGGCGACGGGGAAAAAAATCACGAAGCCTTCCGACGATCCAGTTGTGGCGATGAAAGGGATGTTTTATCGTTCTGGATTGACTGAAGTGGAGCAGTATAAGCGGAACCTTTCTGAACTTTATTTGTGGATGGAGAATTCTGAGGCTGGGATTGAACAGGCGAATAATGGGCTGCAACGTGTGCGTGAGTTGGTCATTCAGGGGAAGAACGGCGCACTAAGTCCAAGTGACCGGGAAGCTGTTTCAAGGGAAGTAGAACAGATTAAAGCGGATTTAGTGCAAGTAGCGAATACACAGGTTTCTGGCCGGTACATATTCCATGGTACTGATACAGATAATCCGCCTGTTCCAGTAGAAGACCCGCCGACAGTAGCAGTGAACTTATCCGATCCATCTCTCAATAATTATAAAGTTGAAGTTTCTCCGGGAGTTTCGTTAAGAGCAAATATCAATGCAGCAAATGTTTTTAATCAGGAATTGTTCAATGTTGTTCAGGAAATTCAAACTGCATTGGAAAGTGACCAGCCAGCTGAATTGGACAACTTGTTAGACCGTTTAGATAAAACTATGGATACTCTCTCCTCAGAACGCGCAGAATTAGGAGCCCGATATAACAGGCTTGAAGTGATCGATTCTCGACTTGGCCAACAGGAAGTCATGGCGAATAGAGTGCTGTCTGATAATGAAGATGCCGATATTGAAAGAGTCATTACAGATTTAAAAACGCAGGAAAGTGTACACCGAGCAGCTTTGGGAGTTGGTGCCCGAATTCTTCAGCCAACACTTTTAGACTTTTTAAGATAA
- a CDS encoding flagellar protein FlgN → MSVESLISIMKKLHKVHKSFYELTLKKTDIVKKGDTTALDQLLKDEQAHMAAINKLEKERAAVSNEILPGASLQGIAEANPAGKEQLLQIKEELLNVITEIKARNELNQQLIHQSLQFINFSKSLVMPQEKEINYGPPAGKKIKPGQSPGMFNSKA, encoded by the coding sequence ATGTCTGTTGAATCATTGATAAGCATCATGAAGAAATTGCACAAAGTGCATAAAAGTTTTTACGAATTGACCTTAAAAAAGACCGATATTGTGAAAAAAGGAGATACGACTGCCCTCGATCAGCTGTTAAAGGATGAGCAAGCCCATATGGCAGCAATCAATAAGCTAGAGAAAGAACGTGCCGCCGTATCAAATGAGATTTTACCAGGAGCATCTTTACAGGGAATTGCTGAAGCAAATCCTGCAGGAAAAGAGCAGCTTTTACAGATAAAAGAAGAATTATTAAATGTTATAACTGAAATCAAGGCGCGCAATGAACTGAATCAGCAGCTTATCCATCAATCACTGCAATTCATCAATTTTTCCAAGAGCCTTGTGATGCCTCAGGAAAAAGAGATTAACTACGGACCGCCAGCAGGCAAAAAAATAAAGCCTGGTCAATCGCCGGGAATGTTCAACTCAAAAGCATAA